The following proteins are encoded in a genomic region of Oceaniferula marina:
- a CDS encoding mannonate dehydratase gives MSEHSQIKLGFGLYRHMLNKEHYDFAVQCGATHAVVHLVDYFNTGVQAGDNHQPVGDLHGGWGFAGGTPEQDWSVESLIVLKKELNEHGLEFEAIENFDPAHWHDVLLDGPKREAQLEHLKQIIRNVGAAGIPIFGYNFSLAGVSGRHSFNDSRGNAETLGMRGIDEINTTPVPNGMVWNMIYDRNAPDGVLPPIEHEELWRRLDLFLKELVPVAEEAGVRLAAHPDDPPLSHVRGQPRLVYQPDMYQRLLDIAPSHHNALEFCLGTLSEMTDGDIYEICDRYTRQGNVAYIHFRNVQGKVPYYKETFIDEGQIDMHRIIDILKKNEFNGVLIPDHTPKMSCDAPWHAGMAFAMGYMKSMLNNKR, from the coding sequence ATGAGTGAACATAGTCAGATCAAACTCGGATTTGGATTGTATCGTCACATGCTCAACAAGGAGCATTATGACTTTGCCGTTCAATGTGGAGCGACCCATGCGGTCGTTCATCTCGTCGATTATTTCAACACCGGTGTGCAAGCCGGAGACAACCATCAACCGGTCGGGGACCTTCACGGAGGTTGGGGATTTGCCGGCGGAACACCAGAACAAGACTGGTCGGTGGAGTCATTGATCGTCCTAAAAAAAGAACTCAACGAACATGGGCTCGAATTCGAAGCGATCGAAAACTTTGACCCCGCCCACTGGCATGACGTTCTGCTCGATGGCCCCAAACGCGAGGCCCAACTCGAGCACCTGAAACAAATCATCCGCAATGTCGGAGCCGCTGGCATCCCCATCTTTGGTTACAATTTCAGCCTGGCTGGCGTGTCAGGCCGGCACAGTTTCAACGACTCACGTGGCAATGCTGAAACACTGGGCATGCGAGGCATTGATGAAATCAATACCACTCCGGTCCCCAATGGCATGGTCTGGAATATGATCTATGATCGGAATGCCCCGGATGGAGTTCTCCCCCCCATTGAACATGAAGAGCTCTGGCGACGCCTGGACCTGTTCCTCAAAGAGCTGGTCCCCGTTGCCGAAGAAGCCGGAGTCCGGCTGGCAGCCCACCCTGACGACCCACCCCTCTCCCATGTCCGTGGACAACCTCGCCTGGTGTATCAACCAGACATGTATCAACGGCTGCTCGACATCGCACCCAGCCACCACAACGCCCTCGAATTCTGCCTGGGCACCCTATCCGAAATGACCGATGGCGACATCTACGAAATCTGTGATCGCTACACTCGCCAAGGAAACGTCGCTTACATTCATTTCCGTAACGTCCAGGGAAAAGTCCCTTACTACAAAGAGACCTTCATCGACGAGGGTCAGATCGACATGCACCGCATCATTGATATCCTCAAGAAAAATGAATTCAACGGTGTCCTCATTCCGGATCACACCCCGAAAATGAGTTGTGATGCCCCTTGGCATGCCGGTATGGCGTTCGCCATGGGATACATGAAATCCATGCTCAACAATAAGCGTTAG
- the uxaC gene encoding glucuronate isomerase gives MAAFIHKDFLLENDAASKLYHEFAASLPIIDFHCHLPPEEIAENKQWSNLSQVWLDGDHYKWRAMRSNGIDEHFITGAASDREKFNAFAATMPYLLRNPLYHWSHLELARYFGIDDLLLSPETADEVWDRTSEVLQQGLSVRQLMQQSRVEVVCTTDDPADPLEHHHRMAEDPTITTSVLPTWRPDQCFDLESAETFNAYINPLASSAGCTISDYDDLISALRCRHKVFHQMGCRLSDHGLDVFTFTDTSESQARSIFSRIRNGEPIEAPDRCRFRSAMLLEFARMDAEKGWTKQLHIGALRFNNSRMGKTLGFDSIDDRGYAAPLSRYLDTLDREQKLPKTILYNLNPRDNEMMATMIGNFQDGSTAGKIQLGSGWWFMDQKDGMERQMEALSQMGLLRRFVGMVTDSRSFLSYTRHEYFRRVLCNLLGKDIQKGLLPPDFDFIGAMIQDICYNNANAYFGFNHHEQ, from the coding sequence ATGGCAGCCTTCATCCATAAGGACTTCCTCTTGGAAAATGATGCAGCGTCCAAACTCTATCATGAGTTCGCGGCATCCTTACCCATCATCGACTTCCATTGCCACCTTCCTCCGGAAGAAATCGCAGAAAACAAACAGTGGAGCAACCTCTCCCAAGTTTGGCTCGATGGAGATCACTACAAATGGCGGGCGATGCGCAGCAATGGCATCGATGAACACTTCATTACGGGAGCTGCCAGTGACCGTGAAAAATTCAATGCCTTCGCAGCGACCATGCCCTACCTGCTGCGTAACCCTCTCTATCATTGGTCACATTTGGAGTTGGCTCGATATTTTGGAATCGATGACCTCTTACTATCGCCAGAAACCGCAGATGAAGTTTGGGATCGAACTTCTGAAGTCCTCCAACAAGGGCTCTCGGTTCGCCAACTGATGCAACAAAGCCGCGTAGAGGTTGTCTGCACCACAGACGATCCGGCAGATCCACTGGAGCATCACCACCGCATGGCCGAAGATCCAACCATCACAACAAGCGTGCTACCAACCTGGAGACCCGACCAGTGTTTTGATCTCGAGTCAGCTGAAACATTCAACGCCTACATCAACCCGCTTGCTTCGTCTGCAGGCTGCACGATTTCGGATTATGATGACTTGATCTCGGCACTGCGATGTCGACACAAGGTTTTCCACCAAATGGGCTGCCGCCTATCCGACCACGGGCTTGATGTTTTCACCTTCACCGACACCTCAGAATCACAAGCTAGATCGATTTTTTCCCGTATCAGAAATGGGGAACCTATTGAAGCTCCGGACCGCTGCCGCTTCCGCAGTGCCATGTTGTTGGAGTTCGCTCGTATGGATGCGGAAAAAGGATGGACCAAACAACTCCACATCGGAGCCCTACGGTTTAATAACTCGCGGATGGGCAAGACTCTGGGATTCGACTCCATCGATGACCGAGGCTACGCAGCCCCGCTTTCCCGCTACCTCGACACCTTGGACCGGGAACAAAAACTACCCAAAACCATTCTCTATAACCTCAACCCGCGAGACAACGAAATGATGGCCACCATGATCGGCAATTTCCAAGACGGATCCACAGCCGGAAAAATCCAACTCGGCAGCGGGTGGTGGTTCATGGATCAAAAGGATGGCATGGAGCGCCAAATGGAAGCCCTCTCCCAGATGGGGCTGCTCAGACGCTTCGTCGGCATGGTGACCGACAGCCGCTCGTTTCTGTCCTACACCCGCCACGAATATTTCCGTAGGGTGCTCTGCAACCTCCTCGGAAAGGACATACAAAAGGGCCTGCTTCCACCGGATTTCGATTTCATCGGCGCGATGATCCAAGATATCTGTTACAACAATGCCAATGCATACTTCGGCTTCAACCATCATGAACAATAA
- a CDS encoding RraA family protein: MSTTNDQTLLDTIREELFTCVVGDVMDAMGHLHQYLPPQIRPVSEHMRIVGRAKTVLEADCSGRRVHHEDRDHAFGVMFDALDSLKENEVYICTGSSPNYACWGELMSTAAMHRGAAGAVVEGYSRDTSGIRSLDFPSFSMGFYGQDQGMRGRVIDYDCPIEFSNKVLVNPGDIVFGDIDGVVIIPREIETEVIDAALEKVRGENMVRKLIEEGMPTRQVWDEYGIM; the protein is encoded by the coding sequence ATGAGCACAACAAACGACCAAACCTTGCTAGACACCATCCGGGAAGAATTGTTCACCTGCGTGGTGGGCGATGTCATGGATGCGATGGGCCACCTGCACCAATACCTGCCACCACAGATCCGGCCGGTATCCGAACACATGCGCATTGTCGGCCGGGCCAAAACTGTTCTGGAAGCCGACTGCTCCGGGCGCCGCGTCCACCACGAGGACCGCGACCACGCCTTTGGTGTGATGTTTGACGCCCTCGACAGCCTGAAGGAAAACGAAGTCTACATTTGCACCGGTTCCTCACCCAACTATGCCTGCTGGGGAGAACTGATGAGCACAGCCGCCATGCACCGGGGTGCCGCTGGAGCGGTGGTGGAAGGTTACTCACGCGACACCAGCGGAATCCGATCCCTCGACTTCCCTTCTTTTTCGATGGGGTTTTACGGGCAAGATCAGGGCATGCGTGGCCGGGTCATCGATTACGACTGCCCGATCGAGTTCAGCAACAAGGTCCTCGTGAACCCAGGCGATATTGTCTTCGGTGATATTGATGGCGTCGTCATCATTCCACGCGAAATTGAAACAGAGGTCATTGATGCCGCTTTGGAAAAGGTCCGGGGTGAAAACATGGTGCGTAAACTCATCGAAGAAGGTATGCCCACACGTCAGGTCTGGGATGAATACGGGATCATGTAA
- a CDS encoding Nramp family divalent metal transporter yields the protein MKKFLLSVMPGIFLIGYNIGTGSLTAMSKAGANFGCDLLWAVLLSCLITWYLISFFSRFTMVTGLTAMEAFRRHIHPAYAWTLWAALSVIILSALMAMIGLLTDVITVWSNEVGVGNPSRALVGSLIALLVLSLILIGNSKRFEIILSILVALMGIAFIGSAIWFFPGAETVLAGLIPKLPDVAEGSDNSAMVILAGMVGTTVSVFALLIRSGQVKDHGWTMDDWKTQKRDAAVSASMMFILSAAVMMTATSTLHAGGHKMNHIKEMIPMLKPIFGSAALFVFVIGIMAAGISSHLPNMMVIPWLCDDIHGKARNTQTTQKRVLFVGLTIISILGVLMARPVFLLLLSQAGISIVMPMALLGLIYLSARKDILTSHRPSKAEWVSLTLIALFSLFMGLQGIQGLISDLF from the coding sequence ATGAAAAAGTTTCTTCTATCGGTCATGCCGGGGATCTTCCTCATCGGCTACAACATTGGAACCGGCAGCCTGACCGCCATGAGCAAAGCCGGAGCCAACTTTGGCTGTGACCTTCTCTGGGCCGTTCTACTCAGCTGCCTGATCACCTGGTATCTGATCAGCTTTTTCAGCCGCTTCACCATGGTGACTGGCCTGACCGCCATGGAGGCCTTTCGGCGCCATATCCACCCCGCCTACGCATGGACACTTTGGGCCGCCCTGTCCGTCATCATCCTATCCGCCCTGATGGCTATGATCGGACTCTTAACGGATGTCATCACCGTCTGGAGCAACGAAGTTGGCGTCGGCAACCCGAGCCGGGCACTGGTCGGCAGCCTCATCGCCCTCTTGGTCTTAAGCCTGATTCTGATAGGAAACAGCAAACGGTTTGAAATCATCCTCAGTATCCTCGTCGCGCTCATGGGCATCGCCTTCATCGGCTCCGCCATTTGGTTTTTCCCGGGAGCCGAAACCGTGCTGGCAGGATTAATTCCCAAATTGCCTGACGTAGCCGAAGGCAGCGATAACAGCGCTATGGTGATTCTCGCCGGCATGGTGGGCACCACCGTTTCAGTTTTCGCCCTGTTGATTCGCAGCGGACAAGTCAAAGACCACGGCTGGACCATGGACGACTGGAAAACCCAAAAACGAGATGCCGCGGTCAGTGCTTCAATGATGTTTATCCTAAGTGCAGCCGTCATGATGACAGCAACCAGCACCCTACACGCCGGAGGACATAAAATGAATCACATCAAAGAAATGATCCCCATGCTCAAACCTATTTTCGGTTCGGCAGCCCTGTTTGTCTTTGTGATTGGTATTATGGCAGCCGGAATCTCCTCCCATCTTCCTAACATGATGGTCATCCCGTGGCTCTGTGACGACATCCATGGCAAAGCTCGGAATACGCAAACCACTCAAAAACGAGTTCTTTTTGTGGGGTTAACCATCATCAGCATCCTTGGTGTCCTGATGGCCCGTCCCGTCTTTTTACTTCTCCTGTCCCAAGCTGGCATTTCCATCGTCATGCCCATGGCTCTGCTGGGGCTGATTTACCTCTCAGCGAGAAAAGACATTCTCACATCCCACCGTCCGTCAAAAGCCGAGTGGGTAAGCCTGACGCTGATCGCCTTATTCTCATTGTTTATGGGACTTCAGGGAATTCAAGGGCTCATCTCAGATCTCTTCTGA
- a CDS encoding PEP-CTERM sorting domain-containing protein has protein sequence MATSNKAKHNSHGLTKTLSAIGAAVITVTAATHAATVQITFTNNHVINNNVGDLMFADLTGDNIDDIVLGAVSKPPFSTNGIQRSIAGRQAVADQTFISGVGYFYGAQAAGSNSEASSRSLAQQYYLMSIPITDARINGGTPTTAWMETHASASSGNYKITITRLVFDDASTAAPSGVTANGAAFAEWVPVPEPSSTALFGLGSLALLIRRRG, from the coding sequence ATGGCTACTTCAAACAAGGCGAAACATAACTCCCATGGCTTAACCAAGACTCTGTCTGCCATCGGAGCGGCGGTAATCACCGTCACAGCAGCAACACATGCTGCCACTGTCCAAATCACATTCACCAACAACCATGTGATTAACAATAATGTAGGGGATCTCATGTTTGCAGACTTAACAGGAGACAACATCGATGACATTGTTCTGGGGGCGGTTTCCAAACCTCCTTTCAGCACAAATGGCATTCAACGCTCGATCGCGGGCAGACAAGCTGTAGCTGACCAGACCTTCATCTCTGGTGTTGGCTATTTCTACGGAGCACAAGCGGCAGGATCTAACTCTGAAGCATCCAGTAGAAGTCTGGCACAACAATATTACCTTATGTCGATTCCTATTACAGACGCCCGAATCAATGGTGGAACCCCTACCACAGCCTGGATGGAAACGCATGCATCAGCAAGCTCTGGAAATTACAAAATAACAATCACGCGCCTTGTCTTCGACGACGCCAGCACCGCAGCCCCCTCAGGAGTGACCGCCAATGGCGCCGCCTTTGCCGAATGGGTTCCCGTGCCAGAACCCTCATCAACAGCCCTTTTCGGCCTCGGCAGTTTGGCGCTGCTAATCCGCCGTCGTGGCTAA